In Sphingomonas crocodyli, a genomic segment contains:
- the queF gene encoding preQ(1) synthase gives MKTTPLHLGQTSALPATPEEAVLDYVPNPRRDTLYLVRFAAPEFTSLCPVTGQPDFAHLVIDYAPGDTIVESKSLKLFLGSFRNHAGFHEDCTVGIGQRLFDEMKPKWLRIGGYWYPRGGIPIDVFWQSGAPPEGLWLPDQGVAGYRGRG, from the coding sequence ATGAAAACCACACCCCTGCATCTGGGCCAGACAAGCGCCCTTCCCGCAACGCCCGAAGAGGCCGTGCTCGATTATGTGCCCAATCCGCGGCGCGACACGCTCTATCTCGTGCGGTTCGCAGCGCCAGAATTCACCTCGCTCTGCCCCGTCACCGGCCAGCCCGATTTCGCGCATCTGGTGATCGACTATGCGCCCGGCGACACGATCGTCGAGTCCAAGTCGCTGAAGCTGTTCCTCGGATCGTTCCGCAACCATGCGGGCTTTCACGAGGATTGCACGGTCGGCATCGGCCAGCGCCTGTTCGACGAGATGAAGCCGAAATGGCTGCGCATCGGCGGTTACTGGTATCCGCGCGGCGGAATCCCGATCGACGTCTTCTGGCAATCGGGCGCGCCGCCCGAGGGGCTGTGGCTGCCCGATCAGGGCGTCGCGGGGTACAGAGGGCGGGGATAA
- a CDS encoding S10 family peptidase, with translation MRFTTSLAAIALALSPIAVHAADEKKPDAIADAPIPPPLVSVTKHRGTFGGQAVSYTATTGETYLKDKDGKPLAAIFSTSYVKDGLTDPTKRPITFLFNGGPGSGSVWLHMGAFGPKRVVIPSDARDDGAPPFPIVDNPDSLIDVTDVVFIDPVGTGFAHALGKTDPKDYWGVSKDAKSVAEFIRKWLDDNGRWNSPKYLGGESYGTTRSVAVAHELEGQYNDVSLNGIILISSILDFGATAEVQGNEMPYILNLPSMATTAWYHKKVPNPPASAAAMAAEARAFAIGPYAAALLKGNTLPADERAQVRTQLSRYTGLSEQYLETANLRVVPGRFYKELLRADGFSTGRLDTRYKGVDYDRAGEEPDNDPSFYAIDGAYSAAINSYLRDDLKLKMERRYVTIGPVGPWEWKLEDQRGRDGEVYVNVAPYLGQALRENSGLRVFVGQGWYDFATPFFAAEYSMNRPGFDPSRIQFHYYDAGHMMYVRDEDLHKLSSDVKAFIRQGGTGR, from the coding sequence TTGCGTTTCACCACCTCCCTCGCGGCCATCGCGCTCGCGCTGAGCCCGATCGCCGTCCACGCCGCTGACGAGAAGAAGCCGGATGCGATCGCCGATGCACCGATCCCGCCACCGCTCGTCTCGGTCACCAAGCACCGCGGCACCTTCGGCGGACAGGCGGTCAGCTACACCGCGACCACCGGCGAGACCTATCTCAAGGACAAGGACGGCAAGCCACTCGCCGCCATCTTCTCGACCAGCTACGTCAAGGACGGGCTGACCGATCCCACCAAGCGGCCGATCACCTTCCTGTTCAACGGCGGCCCCGGTTCGGGTTCGGTGTGGCTCCACATGGGCGCGTTCGGGCCGAAGCGGGTCGTGATCCCGTCGGATGCGCGCGATGATGGCGCGCCGCCCTTCCCGATCGTCGACAACCCCGACAGCCTGATCGACGTCACCGACGTCGTCTTCATCGATCCGGTCGGCACCGGCTTCGCGCACGCGCTGGGGAAGACCGATCCCAAGGATTATTGGGGCGTGTCGAAGGATGCCAAGTCGGTCGCCGAGTTCATCCGCAAGTGGCTCGACGACAATGGCCGCTGGAACTCGCCCAAATATCTGGGCGGCGAAAGCTATGGCACCACCCGCTCGGTCGCCGTCGCGCATGAGCTGGAGGGGCAGTATAATGATGTGTCGCTCAACGGGATCATCCTGATCTCGTCGATCCTCGATTTCGGCGCGACGGCCGAAGTGCAGGGCAATGAAATGCCCTACATCCTCAACCTGCCGTCGATGGCGACGACCGCCTGGTATCACAAGAAGGTGCCCAATCCGCCCGCCAGCGCGGCGGCGATGGCGGCCGAAGCCCGCGCCTTCGCGATCGGCCCTTATGCGGCGGCCCTGCTCAAGGGCAACACGCTGCCCGCGGACGAACGCGCGCAGGTCCGTACCCAGCTGTCGCGCTATACGGGCCTGAGCGAGCAATATCTGGAGACCGCCAATCTGCGCGTCGTGCCGGGCCGCTTCTACAAGGAACTGCTGCGCGCCGACGGCTTCTCCACCGGCCGTCTCGACACCCGCTACAAGGGCGTCGATTATGATCGCGCAGGCGAGGAACCGGACAACGATCCCAGCTTCTACGCGATCGACGGCGCCTATTCGGCCGCGATCAATTCGTACCTGCGCGACGATCTGAAGCTGAAGATGGAGCGGCGCTACGTCACCATCGGTCCGGTCGGCCCGTGGGAATGGAAGCTCGAGGATCAGCGCGGCCGCGACGGCGAAGTCTATGTCAACGTCGCGCCCTATTTGGGGCAGGCTTTGCGCGAGAATAGCGGGCTGCGCGTGTTCGTCGGGCAGGGCTGGTACGACTTCGCCACCCCCTTCTTCGCCGCCGAATATTCGATGAACCGGCCGGGCTTCGACCCGTCACGCATCCAGTTCCATTATTACGACGCGGGCCACATGATGTACGTCCGCGACGAGGATCTGCATAAGCTGTCGAGCGACGTGAAGGCGTTCATCCGGCAGGGTGGCACGGGGCGGTAA
- a CDS encoding isopenicillin N synthase family dioxygenase, translated as MTDIAELDTVPSVSLTQADRDPQGFSQDIGRSFERFGFAVVADHGIPADLIAKAEAMSKALFALPTETKRHYLIPGSGGARGYTAFGIETAKGNDKPDLKEFWHVGRDLPAGHKFSDEMAPNVWPDEVPGFRETYQELFAAFDKAGLRILEAIARYLGLAPDYFVDTVKDGNSVLRLLHYPPIGPDAPGIRAGAHEDINTITLLLGAEEGGLELLDKSGRWIPVKIQPGELVVNIGDMLERLTNKVLPSTSHRVMNPPPERRGLPRYSMPFFLHFRPDFLIETLPETMGEDRPNLFPTPITAHGFLQERLEEIKLI; from the coding sequence ATGACCGACATTGCAGAACTCGATACCGTTCCCAGCGTCTCGCTGACTCAGGCTGACCGCGACCCGCAGGGCTTTTCGCAGGACATTGGCCGCTCGTTCGAACGCTTCGGCTTCGCCGTCGTCGCCGATCACGGCATTCCCGCCGATCTGATCGCGAAGGCGGAGGCGATGTCGAAAGCGCTGTTCGCGCTGCCGACCGAAACGAAGCGCCACTATCTGATCCCCGGCAGCGGCGGCGCGCGCGGCTATACCGCGTTCGGGATCGAAACCGCCAAGGGCAATGACAAGCCCGATCTCAAGGAATTCTGGCACGTCGGGCGCGATCTGCCCGCGGGCCACAAATTCTCGGACGAAATGGCGCCCAACGTGTGGCCGGACGAAGTGCCCGGCTTCCGCGAAACCTATCAGGAGCTTTTCGCTGCGTTCGACAAGGCGGGGCTGCGCATCCTGGAGGCGATCGCGCGCTATCTGGGCCTCGCGCCCGATTATTTCGTCGATACGGTGAAGGACGGGAACAGCGTGCTGCGCCTGCTCCACTATCCGCCGATCGGCCCCGACGCCCCCGGCATCCGCGCCGGCGCGCATGAGGATATCAACACGATCACCCTGCTGCTCGGCGCCGAGGAAGGCGGGCTGGAACTGCTCGACAAATCGGGCCGCTGGATTCCGGTGAAGATCCAGCCGGGCGAGCTGGTCGTGAACATCGGCGACATGCTCGAGCGGCTGACCAACAAGGTGTTGCCGTCGACCAGCCACCGCGTGATGAATCCGCCCCCCGAACGCCGGGGCCTGCCGCGCTATTCGATGCCCTTCTTCCTCCACTTCCGCCCCGATTTCCTGATCGAGACGCTGCCGGAAACGATGGGCGAGGACCGGCCGAACCTGTTCCCCACCCCGATCACCGCGCACGGTTTTCTCCAAGAGCGGCTGGAGGAGATCAAGCTGATCTGA
- a CDS encoding PspC domain-containing protein produces the protein MTTGIFEMARANGNYFNRADTMFGVCEGIGSELGINPNILRMAVGVCLLLSPKITIGVYVALGILLFAAYKLMPNRKGAAVVEIGQRSERADDAQELAQAA, from the coding sequence ATGACCACAGGGATTTTCGAGATGGCACGCGCAAACGGCAATTATTTCAACCGGGCCGACACGATGTTCGGTGTGTGCGAAGGCATCGGCAGCGAGTTGGGCATCAACCCCAACATCCTGCGCATGGCCGTCGGCGTCTGCCTGCTGCTCAGCCCGAAGATCACGATCGGTGTCTATGTCGCGCTCGGCATCCTGCTGTTCGCCGCCTACAAGCTGATGCCGAACCGCAAGGGCGCGGCGGTTGTCGAAATCGGCCAGCGCAGCGAGCGGGCCGACGACGCGCAGGAACTGGCGCAGGCGGCGTAA
- a CDS encoding ATP-binding protein, whose protein sequence is MTARIDMGASERGESVSFDIEELLATRLLVQGNSGSGKSHLLRRLLEGSAGLVQQVVIDPEGDFVTLADRFGHVAISAADHSEAEIARIAARIREHRVSVVLALDELEVDAQMKCAATFLSAMFDAPRDHWYPALVVVDEAQLFAPSAAGEVSEEARRTSLAAMTNLMCRGRKRGLAGIIATQRLAKLAKNVAAEASNFMMGRTFLDIDMARAADLLGMERRQAEAIRDLPRGTFLALGPAVSRRPISVQIGAVETSARSGSPKLVPLPSAAQPEDLQGLLFAPGDDLPPPPPPPRAPVPTTDDLLRAISRPGPVLTPTAAPSAPAMPDDEREAVIDAVLREIVEDPDATYRAAAVLFQDFGVRCRMHRLADPGLDLPGFRRRLAMARAGLYGELDEGWLDAMALGATLPDDMLAPFLLVARAGREGSEAPSDTALATVYGTHSLGRVRRLIAYMEEQGIFVLRTDLVGKRSINIPRLGWTTAAAMPEAAE, encoded by the coding sequence ATGACCGCGCGAATCGATATGGGAGCCAGCGAGCGGGGCGAAAGCGTCTCGTTCGACATCGAGGAGCTGCTCGCCACGCGTCTGCTCGTCCAGGGCAATTCGGGCTCGGGCAAGTCGCACCTGCTGCGCCGCCTGCTCGAAGGCTCGGCGGGCCTTGTCCAGCAGGTCGTGATCGATCCCGAGGGCGACTTCGTGACTTTGGCCGATCGCTTCGGCCATGTCGCGATTTCGGCAGCCGATCATAGCGAGGCCGAAATCGCGCGCATCGCCGCGCGTATCCGCGAGCATCGCGTCTCGGTGGTCCTGGCACTCGACGAACTCGAGGTCGATGCGCAGATGAAGTGCGCCGCGACCTTCCTGTCCGCCATGTTCGATGCCCCGCGCGACCATTGGTATCCGGCCTTGGTGGTGGTGGACGAGGCGCAATTGTTCGCGCCATCCGCCGCCGGCGAAGTTTCCGAAGAAGCGCGCCGCACCTCGCTCGCGGCAATGACCAACCTGATGTGCCGCGGGCGCAAGCGCGGTCTGGCCGGGATCATCGCGACCCAGCGTCTCGCCAAACTCGCCAAGAATGTCGCGGCCGAAGCCTCCAACTTCATGATGGGGCGCACATTCCTGGACATCGATATGGCACGCGCGGCCGATCTGCTGGGCATGGAGCGGCGACAGGCGGAGGCGATCCGCGATCTGCCGCGCGGCACCTTCCTCGCGCTCGGCCCCGCCGTGTCGCGTCGCCCGATCTCGGTGCAGATCGGCGCGGTCGAAACGAGCGCGCGAAGCGGCAGCCCCAAGCTGGTCCCGCTGCCCAGCGCCGCGCAGCCAGAGGATCTGCAGGGCCTGCTGTTCGCCCCCGGCGACGATCTGCCCCCACCCCCGCCGCCGCCCCGCGCGCCGGTGCCCACCACCGACGATTTGTTGCGCGCGATCAGCCGCCCCGGACCGGTGCTGACGCCGACCGCCGCACCCTCCGCGCCCGCCATGCCCGATGACGAGCGCGAGGCCGTGATCGACGCGGTGCTGCGCGAGATCGTGGAGGATCCCGACGCGACCTATCGTGCCGCCGCCGTGCTGTTTCAGGATTTCGGCGTGCGGTGCCGGATGCACCGGCTCGCCGATCCGGGGCTCGACCTGCCCGGCTTCCGTCGCCGCCTCGCAATGGCGCGCGCCGGCCTCTACGGCGAACTCGACGAAGGCTGGCTCGACGCGATGGCGCTGGGCGCGACCCTGCCCGACGACATGCTCGCCCCCTTCCTGCTGGTCGCGCGCGCGGGGCGTGAAGGGAGCGAGGCGCCCTCCGACACCGCGCTCGCCACCGTCTATGGCACGCACAGCCTGGGCCGCGTCCGCCGGCTAATCGCCTATATGGAGGAACAGGGCATCTTTGTCCTGCGCACCGATCTGGTCGGCAAACGATCGATCAACATCCCGCGCCTCGGCTGGACGACGGCCGCCGCGATGCCCGAGGCGGCCGAATAG